The Longimicrobium sp. region TGAGCACCGGCGGCGCCTGAACGCCCGGGGACGAACGCCGGGGGATGAACACCGGCGCGCGTCGACACCGGAGGATGAATACCCCGGCTGGAACCACGGGAAGACCGCTGAAGCGGTCTCGCACGCGGCGGCCGGTGCGCGGTGGCGGGGTTTGGCGCGGCGCGGGGCACGGGCAGCCACACGGGGCTGCCCCTACGATGATATTGATGTTGGGCGGGCGGCGGAGCGGCGCAGGGGAGGGGCGCGATGAATCGCGGCCCTGCGAGAGACAACAGCGCACTTACGCACTAACGCACTCACGCACTCAGGTGCTAGAATCCAGCGGCCGGCCCGCGAACCGGGCCGGCCGCGCTCACTTGATCCGGTCCACCCCATGGCTCCCACCGCTCCGCCCCGCATCCTGATCGCCGACGATCAGCCGGACATCCTCCAGGCCCTGCGCCTCCTTCTGAAGGGCGCGGGGTACGGCATCGAGACGGCCACCTCCCCCGCGTCCGCGCTGGCCGCCGCGCGGGAGAAGGAGCTGGACGTGGTGCTGATGGATCTCAACTACGCCCGCGACACCACCTCCGGCAAAGAGGGGCTGGAGCTGATTCCGCAGATCCACGCGGCCGATC contains the following coding sequences:
- a CDS encoding response regulator — translated: MAPTAPPRILIADDQPDILQALRLLLKGAGYGIETATSPASALAAAREKELDVVLMDLNYARDTTSGKEGLELIPQIHAADPSLPIVVMTAWGSVESAVEAMRRGARDYVEKPWDN